A stretch of Chroicocephalus ridibundus chromosome 24, bChrRid1.1, whole genome shotgun sequence DNA encodes these proteins:
- the RACGAP1 gene encoding rac GTPase-activating protein 1 — METAMLNLRSLYDQLMHQAEILSEGNEYQFIQLAKNFEEYRRKWQKTEHELVRYKDLLMKTEAERSALDVKLKHARNQVDVEIKRRQKAETDCEKLERQMQLIRELLMCDASGSIQLSEEQKSALAFLNRPQASIGGSDNKRLSTIDESGSILSDISFDKTDESLDWDSSVVKTVRLKKREKRRSSRQFIEGPPGPQKKTRSIGSTVDQGNESIVAKTTLMVPNDGGPIEAISTIQTVPCGLRKRRKSGPLQPWSSESSIGSKQLESKSETDGSSTPQNNGGVRLHEFVSKTVIKPESCVPCGKRVKFGKISLKCRDCRVVAHPECRDRCPLPCIPTLTGTPVRIGEGTLMDFVPSTPPMIPSIVVHCVNEIEQRGLHETGLYRISGCDKTVRELKEKFLRAKNIPSLSKVDDIHAICGLLKDFLRSLKEPLLTFRLNKTFMEAAEILDEDNSVAAMYQAVGELPQANRDTLAFLMMHLQRVAQSPETKMDVTNLAKVFGPTIVAHAVPDPDPMMLLQDTKRQPKVVERLLLLPMDYWSQLMMVEQENIDPAHVIENTNAYSSPQTPDVRVSMLGPLTTPERQLSKTPSSSSLSQRVRSTFSKNTPRFGSKSKSTVQLVHQGNFFPSPLLK, encoded by the exons ATGGAGACTGCGATGCTGAACTTACGGAGTCTGTATGATCAACTTATGCACCAGGCTGAAATTTTAAGTGAAGGAAACGAATATC AGTTTATTCAGTTAGCAAAAAACTTTGAAGAGTATCGGAGAAAATGGCAGAAGACGGAGCATGAGCTTGTCAGGTACAAAGATCTTCTCATGAAAACTGAAGCTGAACGTAGTGCTCTGGATGTGAAGCTGAAACATGCTCGCAATCAAGTGGATGTGGAGATCAAACGAAGGCAAAAAGCTGAAACGGACTGTGAAAAGCTG GAGCGGCAAATGCAACTGATTCGAGAGCTGCTCATGTGTGATGCATCTGGGAGCATTCAGCTAAGTGAAGAACAGAAGTCTGCCCTGGCCTTTCTAAACCGGCCACAGGCTTCTATAGGGGGTTCAGACAACAAAAG GCTGTCTACAATAGATGAATCTGGCTCAATTCTGTCAGACATCAGCTTTGACAAGACTGATGAGTCACTG GACTGGGATTCCTCCGTGGTGAAAACTGTCagactgaaaaagagagagaagcgG CGGTCTTCCAGGCAGTTCATTGAAGGCCCCCCCGGACCTCAGAAGAAAACCAGATCAATTGGCTCCACGGTGGACCAG GGAAATGAATCCATAGTAGCCAAGACAACTCTCATGGTTCCCAATGATGGTGGCCCAATTGAAGCTATTTCTACTATCCAGACTGTGCCTTGCGGTCTGAGGAAACGGAGGAAGAGTG gTCCTTTGCAGCCTTGGAGCAGTGAGTCGAGCATAGGCAGTAAGCAGCTGGAATCCAAATCGGAGACTGATGGTTCTAGCACCCCGCAGAACAATGGGGGAGTGAGGCTGCATGAATTTGTTTCAAAGACG GTTATCAAGCCAGAATCATGTGTTCCATGTGGAAAGAGAGTAAAATTTGGAAAAATCTCTCTGAAGTGCAGAGATTGCCGTGTGGTCGCTCATCCAGAGTGTCGGGACCGCTGTCCTCTTCCCTGTATCCCCACCTTGACAGGCACTCCTGTCAGAATTGGGGAG GGGACCTTGATGGACTTTGTCCCTTCGACTCCTCCAATGATCCCTTCTATCGTAGTGCACTGTGTTAATGAGATCGAGCAACGAGGGCTGCATGAG ACGGGTCTTTACCGGATATCTGGCTGTGACAAGACAGTGAGGGAACTGAAAGAGAAGTTTCTTAGAGCAAAAAATATTCCTTCGCTCAGTAAAGTGGATGATATCCATGCTATCTGTGGCCTTCTCAAGGACTTTCTACGCAGCCTGAAAGAACCCCTTCTCACTTTCCGGTTGAACAAGACTTTTATGGAAGCTGCAG aaatcTTGGATGAGGACAACAGTGTTGCTGCTATGTACCAAGCAGTTGGTGAACTTCCCCAGGCCAATAGGGACACCCTAGCTTTCCTCATGATGCACCTGCAGAG ggtGGCTCAAAGCCCAGAGACTAAAATGGACGTTACCAACTTGGCCAAAGTCTTTGGCCCCACAATAGTTGCCCATGCGGTACCTGATCCTGACCCTATGATGCTCCTGCAGGACACTAAGCGGCAACCCAAGGTAG TGGAGCGACTTCTGCTGCTGCCTATGGACTACTGGAGCCAGCTGATGATGGTGGAGCAAGAAAACATTGACCCAGCGCATGTAATTGAGAACACCAATGCCTACTCTTCTCCACAGACACCAGATGTTAGAG TGAGTATGCTTGGACCCCTCACTACTCCGGAACGGCAGCTCTCCAAGACACCGTCATCTAGCTCCCTGTCCCAGAGGGTCCGGTCTACCTTCAGCAAAAACACCCCCAG ATTTGGGAGCAAAAGCAAGTCAACAGTCCAGCTTGTGCATCAGGGCaacttctttccctctcccctgctgaAGTGA